ccaagccggaggtaacgcaggattcgaaccggcgatctccgtgttggtaggcaacagaatagttcCGAAACAAGCAAACTTTGCTTGTGTGATATTTCGCTTTGGTACCACGGTCCCTTTCCAGACGCCCTCATTCCTGACACGCCCCACTGAGCAGTGggcctccagcaccagccatcTCTGGACTGCATGGCTACCGGACGCTGACAGCAAACAGGCTAAATTATCTCTGCAGGACAAATGCAACGTGCACATGGCAGCTATCCTCCCTGCTCTGCGTTTTATGTCTTAATCTAAATACAGATGGGCCGGGACAGGAAGGCAGCTTTTGTAACCGGCGTGGATGGGCAAAATGTTCTTCAGCGGTTTGCAAATGAAACAGATTTAGGAAAACAACTTGGTGGTCTGCAATGAAAAGAAGTGAAACGTTCAGCGGACCGTTAAGCTCAATTATTGCTCACATGCTTTTTGTTAAAACTTAATCTAAAAATCAAGTGAGCCTATTCAAAACTGAGCAGTGCTGCCACAGATGACCTTGACACAAGGCTGGATTACTGACCAGGCGGAGTGGGTGGCTGTCCTGGGGCCCCGGACCCCCCCAGGGGGCCCTGAGGGCCTAAGGTTCACCGCGCCACAATTGCTTTGTGGTAATTTCATTAAATATAGATTGGTTTGGGAATAGGCCCCATGTAAACACAATATCAAAACGAATTGAAGAAGAGTGGGCTATAGCCACTGTTTGTGCGTGCATAAGATTCAATAATTCTTCAATAATTCATAAGGCAGCTTAAGAAATTTGGAGCGTCAAGGGTTGCGATGTTACACTTCTACAGAGCTGTAATAAAACGTCTGCTCACTTTCTCAATAACAGGACGGGATGGCAATTCTACAGCCCacgagaaaaaaaacccccaaactgTTGGACAGAGTCATGCACACCGCTTCAAAAATAATTGGCTGTGAACTCCCCTCcatttctggggaaaaaaaaccccaattgcacttggccccactcttccgggccgtcccggttgctgctccaccccctctgccgatccggggagggctgcagactaccacacgcctcctcccatacatgtggagtcaccagccgcttcctttcacctgacagtgaggagtttcgccagggggacgtagcgcgtgagaggatcactccattcccccccagttttcCCCCtcacctcgaacaggcaccccgatcggccagaggaggcgctagtatgaGTGCTTGTATGTTTACTATTGAGCACActgaaacaaattccaaatcaaccgtaaagttgatatggcaataaatCACTGAATCCTGAATCACAATATACAGAGAGTGGACAATCGGTTGAGTTGTCAGGGGCCGACACAACATTTTTGCCTGGAGCCGCCAAGCAACCTAATCTGGCCATGCCTCGAGAGGTTATGGAGTTGCGGTGTCACTGAACCAATGTGTGTGCTAAAAACTACAAACGTCACATCCAAGTGAATGATTACTTAAATGCCTCAAAATTACATTTTTGTGCAACACATTGCATAAAAGTGTATTACAGTGTCCCGAGGTTGATAGGTTTTCCGCTGCCATTTACACAACTGCTGAAAGATGACACAAAGAGACCTGTGAAACTGTTTTATGTCTCGACTGtcatcaaacagaaacaagtgacCAACAGTCATATCCCTGAACTGTTCCGACCAAACTCGAGCAGGGAACATCTGCACAGAGACATTCCTCAGGGATCTACTGTCCGGCATCAAACAGCTTCTTCCTGCCCTCCATACCGGACATGGCGTCCACGTTCTTACGCCAGTCAGTCACTTCCTCTTTCTGTGGGGCAACAACACATAGGAACTGTCAATCAGCTCTTTATTTAGCACTGTGGATACACAGGGGCTTTTTTTGGGTGTCATTATAAAGATGCAATAACCAGGAAGGAGTCTGACAGAGCTGTCTACAAGACTTTAACGTTAATCCACAACTTGTGATGAATGTACCGCGAAGCCGATGACCCTTaccttctcctcctctttcttcacCGTCTTGAGGTTGGCCTTGAAATCCACAGACTCTTTGACCTTGGAGCCCAGCAGAGCGCCCAGCATGGCATCCGCCGACACCCTCACCCTTCTCAGGTTTGGTCTCTTCATCTTGCCCTTCAGCTCAAAGATCTTCTGAGAAAGGTCCTGAATCTGGTGCCAGAAACAAAACCAAATGAGAAGGCCACGCTCGGACAATCGGTTATAAAAGTTTGATTTCGCTAAGGAATTTAAATATTATTTTTGCACGTACCCCAAGTTTTGTCTAGATTGCTCGATTGTGACAGAGGAGCTTAACTAATATGTTACTTACCTCCCGCTCGTTTTTGGACACTTTCAGGGCAATGTCGTACCGCTCCTCATCAACACAGTCAATTTTCTGGTGTAGCTCTTTGCAGATATTCTGCGGAGAAACCCATTGAGAGTATCAGTGTCCGGCTCATTCATGTCTTCATCATGTTCATGCCTCTGTGTGGTTGACACTGGCTCAGAAACATCATGACAACCTACAGGGTTTGTTATTGCAGGCCATGTGTAGCTATTAATCAATCAGCCaaaccattaaaaccacctgcctaatattgtgtaggtcccgctcgtgccgccaaaatagctctgacccattgaggcatggactccacaagacctctgaaggtgtcctctggtatctggcaccaagactttagcagcagatcctttaaatcctCTAAATTGCGAGGTGGGGGattccatggattggacttgtctttctagcacatcccacagatgctcgaatggaatgagatctggggaatttggaggccaaggcaacaccttgaactctttctcatgttcctcaaaccatttctgaaaaaaaatgtccagtatggcaggatgcattatcctgttgaaagaagccactgccatcagggaataccattgccatgaaggggtggacTTGATCTGCAACAATgtgtaggtaggtggtatgtgttaaagtaacatccacatgaatgccaggacccaaggtttcccagcagaacattgcccagagaatcacactgcctccactggttTGCTTTctttccatagtgcatcctggtgccatctcttccccaggaaaATGATGCACATGCATCCGGCCATCCGCATGGttttaaaagaaaacatgattcctcagaccaggccaccttcttccattgctccatagtccagtactgatgctcacgtgcacacaatggtcatcatgggcactctgactggtctgcaactACACAGCCCTATACAccgcaagctgtgatgcactgtgttctggcacctgtctatcatacacagaattaactttttcagcaatttgagctacagtagctcttctgggggatcggaccagatgggctagccttcactccctatGCACATCAAtgtgccttgggcgcccatgaccctgtcaccagttcatGGGTTGtcattccttggaccacttttggtagttactgaccactgcataccggcaataccccacaagacctgccgttaagtcgtctagccatcacaatttggcttttgtcaaagtcgctcagatccttatgcttgcctatTTTTTTCTGCTTCCAACATATCAACCTCAAAAACGGTTCACCTATCTAATAGTATATGACAGGGGCCATTGTAATAAGATaagcaatgttattcacttacctgtcagtggttttggctgatcagtgtgtaTGTATCACTAATAAACACACTGGCATCATGGACTGTATTCAGTGTATAATGTGTCCTTGACTATACTTTTGTACTGTATGTAAAAGGTAGTTCATAGTAATATGCAATGCCAAACTCTTAATATAGCCATTATGTCTCTGGACCAGTGTCAAACCCTGGCAACATGTACCGACCGCTGAGAGATATGTAAAGCCTATAGGCTATAAATGCATATCCCTCATAAACGTGGAGAGTGGAAATAATGATCTTTGTGTTGTAATAGCGGATAAAGAGGTCTGAGCTTGGCTGGAAATGTTCAGTTAATTTGATGTGAAGCAAAATAGCCTTTCTAAGTTTTCAGTAAACTTCCCAGCGTTGGCTGAGGTTCCCAGTTCAAACCCCGGTGTCACGGGGGTTGAACTGGGTTTGAACTACATTTGGTAGCGCTCCAGGGTTGCTAGCCAGTATGCGGTGGCGTGTCTCTCCAATTCAATTATTTGATTCCCAAAGGTGGTGGGGGTGTCTGCACAGCTGTTGGGTAGATTTACGGAGAAATatcattatatattattatattccGGCAGAAAAATCTGCCACAGGTGAAAAGAATTGggcggcaactccacatgtgtcggaggagacatgtggacgtccacattggggtcaTGCAATGGTGGAAACTTAGGAGAAGAGGGACTTGGATGTGCCAAGATGTGATGGAAAAAGAGGAGAAAATccccaaaagcaaaaaaaaaaaaaaaagtaaaaccttCATTTGTCAAGGGATAAATGACTGTTCATCTTCCTGCTTCACCCTCACACAGCTCAGTACTACGATGACTTTCTGAAGGAGTCCTAAGAGCAACTCCACTAGAAAGTTTGGCTTAAATGCCTTGCTCAATGGCACACCATGATAAGGGAGCTGTGAGTTTTCTTCTCGTTCAGACACTTTCCGATCAACTTGTTTCTCATTCTTAAACCAGAATTAGTGAATTAGTCCAAACATAGGCCCACATGGTTGTCAGAGAGTCCAAAGGTCAAATATTCGAAACGACATGGGATTTTGTCGAAAGGTGCGTTTAATGTGAGGAGGCTATGAGTTTAATCTGTGCAACAAAAGACTAAACGTAGTCAGCATGCATATACCCAATATTAGACATTCATAGGTTTTCCCGTGGGTTTCTCTGCATTAACCCATTGCGTTAATGTCCTTTGGTTTTATCGCTTTGAAGTGTAACAGGAATGAAGGGGTGCAGAGAGAGGATCCCGAAGTGGATTCTAACCGACGGCCTGAGCCCACGTGCCTCAACAACCTGTGACCTCCTTGTGTCGAATCCCACCGAGTAAAACTCCCTTTGTCTCCAAACTTGGTGAAAACAGTCAAAACTGTAAGCTGAACGTTAACAGTAAATGGACGGCATTTATACAGCATTTTTTtcccaaagcgctttacagttaaTGCCTCACATGCACCCACGTACAGCAAATGTCAACCATGCAAACTCagaaccagctcatcgggagcagttaaggGATAGGTGTCtggctcagggacacctcgacgtttttgccaggaggagctgaGGCTCGGTcgggcaaccctccagttaccagacggcCCGCTCTACCTCCCGAGGAGGGGCAGTGTGTACCTGTAGATCCTGCAGAGACAAGCCGGACATTTGGAGAGGCGGGACTCTTTCAGCcagcgttctctctctctccactttccTCTCTTCTTTATCAGTCTCCAGCATAGACATGGCCTTCTTCAGCAGTTTGGTCTGAGATACAGCAAATTACACACAACCCCGTCTCAGACAGTGTAACGTTGTACGGCACACAACATTTTTCTGATCAAGTGTAAGATTACCAAACTAAGTCCAAAGGAAAGATGTTACAGACAAAATAGTGGTTTCTCTAAGTATAATTGAAATCCCTTTTTAATGTTCTACACTCATGCAAGTGAGTTATTAGCTTAATATTTCTATACCAAATTGCTGTTACTCCTAGCATTGTAGAAAACCCCTCATCGGTTTTTGTCACACATGTGCAATCAAGTccaaagagacacacacagaaataccttCAGGAAGAGTCTGCGAGATGCAGAGATTTTTGGCTTCGGTTTCTAGAGAAGAAGCCCATAATACACATGGTCAGAGAGGTGTTTCCATGGTAACTTTCAATATTTGTTGGGTACGCTGTTGtttcgttctttcttttctttttacatgcCAAGCTAGGTCACCGTGAGCCAACAAAACTGACTACCCAACTTCATCGCACCTCTTCCTAATGAAGACCAGTGCAAGTATCTGAAGTGCCATATGggacctgtggggggggggggcgctacagTGTGAGCGCGTGTCTTGTAGCAAAGTAAagtagaaagtagtagtagggttTAGATATATACTGTAGTATGAGACCCTTCCGAGGAAACTACTTTATCTCGGTGATTTTGCACAATGATCTGATTCAATAAACCACACGTTGACCGGGAACAGGGCGCTGACCACTTGAGTAAATTTGAATTGATTTTCCTCGTATTATTCAGATTAATTTATGACTTTCATATTACACTCTATTTCAaaatattctgtttttttttcatttttattattatatcaATCGCTTCCTCTAGCAGATTCTGTCGTCTTGGATCCAGACGACAGAATGCCCTAATCATCACAATTCAACTTCATTTGCTGTATTGGGCCGCCACTTTCAGTCATCTGAGGCATTATTTAAAGTACTGAATGTTAGGCTGAAAATCCACTCACCACGGGCCTATCCAGTCAAGGGCGCCAACAGAAGTGATGGACAGGGGAAAAGGTGCATTTCGTTATAATCACGGTACACGCATGAATATTGCAGTTTTATTCTGGGCATTTTGATTTCCATCTGACAGTTTTTATGAGACGCGAGAGTCGCTGTAGGGTGTAGGTACTTACGCCTCAGACATGGCTGCAGATCTGCGTGTCTCCCTCCTCTCAactctggggaaaaaaataaaaataatacagGATATTCTACTGGAAAATACAACTCTATTGTTTTACCATTTCTAGGACACGTGTCTCACCGTTTAATGGCTCTTACAGAGGCCATAGACTGGTTATAACCAGGGCTGTGTACTGGCAATAATATGGCGGtacgatacgtatcatgatacaggTTACGACGATTCAACGTATCGCGACACACTGCGAGACTGTGAGCGAGGCGATGTATTGTGACGTCATAGGCCTGCGTTCTTTACGTTTAAAGCTACTGCCtgtaacaaacaaaaaacagcgaCTGCCTGTCCAAAAAAAAACTACTTCCGGTCAACAAAAGCTACTTCCCGTCTCAGCTCACCTCGCAACCGAGTTgattaaattcgtatgtatttaacgaaaacgtgTGAGACTCTGTTGCACCTCGCTACGGCGGAGTGGGAGCCAAATGGCCGAAGATGGATGACagcactgccatctagcggtcggGAGGTTATACACAACACAAGATGAACCACTGCTACGAATCTTTTGCATATTGATTAAAAAATCGATACAGCATttctgagaatcgatacagtatcccAAACATAGTATCGCGTTACTctagtgtatcgatattttctttaCGCGGCTACTTATAACGACTCAAATTCAATGTCAAATGTGGCAACACATCATTTTGTTGTTATGTGTTTGATTTGATATTTCTAAGTGACCCCACCTCATCAGAATCTTTGCACGGAGGATCCTTCTTGGTCCATGAAGGGGAAAACGGTTCAAAGGTTTAACGTGAGGCTGGTTTTCTGTCCGGATATGGGAGCACGCCCACTTATGAAACCACGGCAGGGGACGCAACGCAGGACTTCACCTTAAGGTCAAACTTGTGACGGGACAAACAACCCCGTCTAAACCAAAGTCATACATGGTTTTAAGTACTTTCCGGACATGTGACGTGAACTACAGCGTCTACAGACGGTAGGAATTGTAGTTTCTAACCATCCACGGAGGCCGGGGCCCGTAAATAACCAGCCGGGGATGGTTCAGCACGGTGCCGGGTCTTTACTTTTACTACAAGCCGTCGTTGGAAACAGAAGCGATGAACATGTCATCCCTCTGATTTCTGCAGAGGAGCCGTGCAGAGTATAAGCTATAGGTCCGGTGCAGAATGCCTGGTGTTATTTATAGTGTTTGAATGGATGTCTGCACAAGATCAGCTTTTGAAACAGAAGAAAAAACCaacaaatccccccccctttacttGAGACAAGACCTGCGGCCCAGGATGAGACACAAAACGCATCTTTATCTAACGAGAGAATAAAATCAGACGTTTCTCATTCTTGATTCACGGCTTGAGGAGAATTGCCGGTTGCTAGGCAGACCGCGAGTTGTGTTAAAACCTTCGCCGACACAAGAGGTGGTATTGACCGATGGGTTTTTACCACAGAATCTGGAAAGTGAAACCTCCTCCTTTTTCTCAGATCGCTTCCCCTTCACAAAATgaccacaaagcaaaaaaaaaaaaatcttaccttATAGGTGACAAATAGTATGCTGCTTCTTCTCCTTCTGAGATGGGGAGGGGCGGAAAGAGGGTAGATATATGGATTCTGCCCCTCATGTGAGTGGCTCACCAAAATAGACCCCCTGTCCTCACCATTCTTATGCCGCGGCGTCCACTTCCTGACGCCGGACGTGTGAAAGTGTCTCGATGTGTGACCACCTGTGATGCCGtcttagtctgtgtgtgtgtgtgtgtgtgtgtgtgtgtgtgtgtgtgtgtgtgtgtgtgtgtgtgtgtgcacgtatgaaACTATATGTCATTTGCATATTGTACTCACTGAGTGAAAACAACCCTGGAATTTAGCCATGCTATTGGTGAAATACACAATTTGACGTGCCTTATTTGCATACTACGTGCTAATGAAGACGTCATTCGTCAGGACCGTATTGCCATCCCACCGCTACAACGCTTGCGGTTACATCTCTTAATTGCATTTTAGCTGATTAGGATGTCAATTAAGCGTGACTGTGTACGCCAATTAAGAGGCCAGGGGAGATGTTGTTGACACGGAGATGCCGTGTGAACTAGTTTAGTGTGAAGGTATGTGCTGCCATCACAAGGCCAGAAGGGAGAAGTGTGCATGGAACCAGGGCCCTGCTACACACACCGCTTACGCACAGCAGTGTGCGTCAAAAGGGGAAAACAATATCTGTGAAGAAAATGGCCGAGCCGGTTTTCCTTCACCACAcaatccttaaaaaaaaaaatttccgcaATGCTTAtttcataaaaaacaaacatatggTGCATTCAGTCTGCCGTTGACATACGGTGCACATGCCAAACACAAAGACCTGGTCATGGCAGCAATATTTGTTGTGATACTATCAGAAATTCACCAgttagtccgcggtggcgtagcggtctaagcatcggcttggtgtcgatgcagttgcccactggggactggggttcgcgccccggtctcgtcagatccgactatggccggactcgatgaagcagcaatcattggcaacgctgtcttcgggaggggggcggaatcggcttgtgttcgtcatatgaatgcgtctctgtgtgtgtcggaaaaacagtggttcggcttggagtcgccttgtcacgaaagtggggaggcgctttccttcgagactgccggccggagagatgcagttggcgaacgcatgcaatacgagggtgggtgtttgaattaaaatagggatcaattggccactaaatcgggagaaaaaagggaaaaatcagaaataaataaataaaataaaataaagaaattcaCCAGTTAATACAACGCTTACTTACTGAACACACAATGCAGAGTTAGTGTGTGGGAGTTAAATAGCTTAGAGTGAAATATAGCTTTACTTTTTCAGTCTCCGGAGGCATCAAACAGCTTCTTCCCGTCCTCCGTGCCCGACGTGGCCTCCGCGTCCTTACACCGGTCAGCcacctcctctttctctgtctgctgggggaggagggaggagggaggggggggggcaaaatacaTCAGTAAGAAATTCAGTTCGAACACAATCTGGCGCCGCTGTTTCCACAAGACTTTACCttctcctcctgctcctgctTAACGGTCTCCAGGTCGGCcctgaggtcaaaggtcacgcTGTGTCCGGAGGCCAGCGGGATGCTCAGCGCGGCATCTTCGCCTGCCTCGGTCAGCTTCTCACGCTTCCTCCGGACCGCTGTGATCTTCCCGTGCGTGCTGTCAATCTGACCGGGTGGTGGAGAAGAGGGCCAGGCTCAGTTCTCTCAGCGCCTGTGTTATCCttcacgttgttgttgttgttgttgttttaggaAATGACAATAAGAGAATGATTATAGGTGTGAGTCATAGTTGCAATGAGAAAATGTTTAGCTCTGTGTAAACGAGAGTGGACTTTTGTTTCAAAATGATATTATTTGATATTATTTACCACTCTCTCCTGATGAGAAGAGTTTCATTGGGagcgacgaagaaggacagggttagggacgagtacattagagggaccgctcaggttggacggtttggagacaaagcaagagaggcaggattgagatggcttggacatgtgtggaggagagatgctgggtatactgggagaaggatgctgaatatggagctgccagggaagaggagacgaggaaggccaaagaggaggtttatggatgtggtgagggaggacattcaggtggctggtgtgacagaggaagatgcagaagacaggaagagatggaaacggatgatccgctgtggcgccccctaacgggaacagccggaagtagtagtagaagtagatttAGTGCTCTCTCCTATTTTTGTCTACATCTACTTGCACCGCTGCACCTATCAAGAGCAACAACGGACTTGTGTAATAATTTAGGTGACGGGATGTGTGAAACCTGTTATTTACTTCTATGCAACAGGACATGTTTCATTCCTCACAGTAACTGGTCTTATCACATCCTAGTCTGTTACACCTCTCATATTGTTCGTATAGACTTGGATCTGCACTCGTGATTTTACTTTTACTACTTATCAAATTTGCTGATAACTGACCTTATACTTGGCTCTTTCTCGTTTTGCACTTCTCTGAATGTGTCCATGAGTACATCTTCCCCTGAATCGCCACctcgccgtggtggagaagcttgcacgtaCCAGTGAGTCCAAGAGCTATGCCGACTGGAGCTTGGCTGCTGGTAggatcacccaaggtggataggtcaagggggaagctccgcgatccaacaaagacctcaacggtggagctggtggaagatgtctccaggtcacaacagcagtgaaggtggatgaaggcttcagcagagggtggtccccagtcgtctttgttctccatgtcattggactTGCCAAGGACCCCTTGCCAAGGTGGCTGCAGGCgcgtcagcctctccatgtaaaaagctgtcacgcgcaggcgtcctcccattatgcagctccgagatcagcctccacacccacctgaggacccagagggaggatggtcaaccgcgagtgaccgccaatgacatGTGCATATTTCATGTGTAACTGAGGGTGACACACCAAGTCAAATTGCTTGTCTGTTATCTCACTCGGCCAATAAAACTGACTCTGAGTCTGCATTTGAAATGTCCAGGTTGGCTCACGTCTTGATCCACAGACAATTTAACATTGAACAGGAAAGATGGATGCCCATAGACTGCCGTTACATGGCCTACCTCCTATAATGTAGGCGCCCAAGCAGAAAGCCTGTCTCCGATCTCACTTTTCAGCGAAATAAGTTCCTCTGTAGCCTATTTCTATATAATGtattaatgtaatgtaatgttatgtAATATCTATAAGTGCAATAAGGCTGGATAATATCTGATTCTGTTCAAATTTCATCGTCACACTAGGTTCATTGCTTACAATGGGCAGAGTTCACTGCAGGTTTTAAGCTAGCGTTCATTATTTAGCAAAGCTGAGAAATACAACGGGTTACAAAGCTGCATGCCACCCGTAGGGAGGAGCGacggaggaacccccccccctgtttccttgatttttggattttgtttttgttgttgttattttctaTAAATTATCCTCCGATTCCCCCAGTAGCCACCAGGGGGCAGTATTTGGTAGCTTTTAGCTCTCAACGGGGCCCTCAAGAGTGAAAAAGCGTGGCTTTATTTGAGTAAttacagcgccccccccccccccggggtcacCGCTACCACTGCTGACAGACCCATGGGTGAATCCGTACTCCGGGGTCTAGGAGTCCGGCTGATAAATCCCGCTCTCGGACTCCTAATCCGCGC
The window above is part of the Lampris incognitus isolate fLamInc1 chromosome 6, fLamInc1.hap2, whole genome shotgun sequence genome. Proteins encoded here:
- the LOC130113827 gene encoding troponin I, slow skeletal muscle-like → MSMLETDKEERKVERERTLAERVPPLQMSGLSLQDLQNICKELHQKIDCVDEERYDIALKVSKNEREIQDLSQKIFELKGKMKRPNLRRVRVSADAMLGALLGSKVKESVDFKANLKTVKKEEEKKEEVTDWRKNVDAMSGMEGRKKLFDAGQ